One segment of Scleropages formosus chromosome 23, fSclFor1.1, whole genome shotgun sequence DNA contains the following:
- the thrb gene encoding thyroid hormone receptor beta isoform X1: protein MSGYIPSYLDKDELCVVCGDKATGYHYRCITCEGCKGFFRRTIQKNLNPTYACKYEAKCVIDKVTRNQCQECRFKKCIAVGMATDLVLDDSKRLAKRKLIEENRERRRREELQKSVWEKPEPTQEEWELIRVVTEAHMATNAQGNHWKQKRKFLVEEAMLLNEITCNLFYTSDQSAVGVKESKPEDIGQAPVVNAPEGSKVDIEAFSQFTKIITPAITRVVDFAKKLPMFCELPCEDQIILLKGCCMEIMSLRAAVRYDPESETLTLNGEMAVTRGQLKNGGLGVVSDAIFDLGVSLSSFGLDDSEVALLQAVILLSSDRPGLTSVERIERCQEEFLLAFEHYINYRKHKVAHFWPKLLMKVTDLRMIGACHASRFLHMKVECPTELFPPLFLEVFED, encoded by the exons GGTACATACCAAGTTACCTGGACAAGGACGAGCTGTGCGTGGTTTGTGGGGACAAAGCGACGGGCTATCACTACCGCTGCATCACCTGCGAGGGCTGCAAG GGATTTTTCCGGAGAACAATCCAGAAAAACCTCAACCCTACATACGCCTGTAAGTACGAGGCAAAGTGTGTCATCGACAAGGTCACAAGGAACCAGTGCCAAGAATGCCGCTTCAAGAAATGCATTGCAGTTGGCATGGCAACAGACT TGGTGCTGGACGACAGCAAGCGTCTGGCCAAGAGGAAGCTTATCGAGGAAAATCGGGAGAGGCGACGACGGGAAGAGCTGCAAAAGTCTGTGTGGGAAAAGCCTGAGCCCACGCAGGAGGAGTGGGAGCTGATCCGTGTGGTCACTGAGGCCCACATGGCCACCAATGCCCAAGGCAATCACTGGAAGCAGAAGCGCAAATTTCTG GTGGAGGAAGCAATGCTACTTAATGAAATAACATGTAATTTATTCTATACTTCTGACCAGAGTGCAGTGGGGGTGAAGGAGTCCAAG CCCGAGGACATTGGTCAAGCACCTGTCGTCAACGCACCCGAGGGGAGCAAGGTGGATATAGAAGCCTTCAGTCAGTTTACAAAAATTATCACCCCTGCCATCACCAGAGTGGTGGACTTTGCCAAAAAGCTACCCATGTTCTGCGAG CTGCCTTGTGAAGACCAGATCATCCTGCTGAAGGGCTGCTGCATGGAGATCATGTCGCTGCGGGCAGCTGTGCGCTATGACCCCGAGAGCGAGACACTCACCCTCAACGGCGAGATGGCCGTCACCCGCGGCCAGCTGAAGAACGGCGGCCTGGGAGTCGTGTCCGATGCCATCTTTGACCTAGGTGTGTCCCTGTCCTCTTTTGGCTTGGACGACTCGGAAGTGGCTCTGCTCCAGGCCGTCATCCTCCTGTCCTCAG ATCGCCCGGGGCTCACCAGTGTGGAGCGGATCGAGCGCTGCCAAGAGGAGTTCCTCCTCGCCTTCGAACACTACATCAACTATCGGAAACACAAGGTGGCGCACTTCTGGCCCAAGCTGCTGATGAAGGTGACGGACCTGCGCATGATCGGGGCCTGCCATGCCAGCCGCTTCCTGCACATGAAGGTGGAGTGTCCCACTGAACTGTTCCCCCCTCTCTTCCTTGAGGTGTTTGAGGATTGA
- the thrb gene encoding thyroid hormone receptor beta isoform X3 produces the protein MSGYIPSYLDKDELCVVCGDKATGYHYRCITCEGCKGFFRRTIQKNLNPTYACKYEAKCVIDKVTRNQCQECRFKKCIAVGMATDLVLDDSKRLAKRKLIEENRERRRREELQKSVWEKPEPTQEEWELIRVVTEAHMATNAQGNHWKQKRKFLPEDIGQAPVVNAPEGSKVDIEAFSQFTKIITPAITRVVDFAKKLPMFCELPCEDQIILLKGCCMEIMSLRAAVRYDPESETLTLNGEMAVTRGQLKNGGLGVVSDAIFDLGVSLSSFGLDDSEVALLQAVILLSSDRPGLTSVERIERCQEEFLLAFEHYINYRKHKVAHFWPKLLMKVTDLRMIGACHASRFLHMKVECPTELFPPLFLEVFED, from the exons GGTACATACCAAGTTACCTGGACAAGGACGAGCTGTGCGTGGTTTGTGGGGACAAAGCGACGGGCTATCACTACCGCTGCATCACCTGCGAGGGCTGCAAG GGATTTTTCCGGAGAACAATCCAGAAAAACCTCAACCCTACATACGCCTGTAAGTACGAGGCAAAGTGTGTCATCGACAAGGTCACAAGGAACCAGTGCCAAGAATGCCGCTTCAAGAAATGCATTGCAGTTGGCATGGCAACAGACT TGGTGCTGGACGACAGCAAGCGTCTGGCCAAGAGGAAGCTTATCGAGGAAAATCGGGAGAGGCGACGACGGGAAGAGCTGCAAAAGTCTGTGTGGGAAAAGCCTGAGCCCACGCAGGAGGAGTGGGAGCTGATCCGTGTGGTCACTGAGGCCCACATGGCCACCAATGCCCAAGGCAATCACTGGAAGCAGAAGCGCAAATTTCTG CCCGAGGACATTGGTCAAGCACCTGTCGTCAACGCACCCGAGGGGAGCAAGGTGGATATAGAAGCCTTCAGTCAGTTTACAAAAATTATCACCCCTGCCATCACCAGAGTGGTGGACTTTGCCAAAAAGCTACCCATGTTCTGCGAG CTGCCTTGTGAAGACCAGATCATCCTGCTGAAGGGCTGCTGCATGGAGATCATGTCGCTGCGGGCAGCTGTGCGCTATGACCCCGAGAGCGAGACACTCACCCTCAACGGCGAGATGGCCGTCACCCGCGGCCAGCTGAAGAACGGCGGCCTGGGAGTCGTGTCCGATGCCATCTTTGACCTAGGTGTGTCCCTGTCCTCTTTTGGCTTGGACGACTCGGAAGTGGCTCTGCTCCAGGCCGTCATCCTCCTGTCCTCAG ATCGCCCGGGGCTCACCAGTGTGGAGCGGATCGAGCGCTGCCAAGAGGAGTTCCTCCTCGCCTTCGAACACTACATCAACTATCGGAAACACAAGGTGGCGCACTTCTGGCCCAAGCTGCTGATGAAGGTGACGGACCTGCGCATGATCGGGGCCTGCCATGCCAGCCGCTTCCTGCACATGAAGGTGGAGTGTCCCACTGAACTGTTCCCCCCTCTCTTCCTTGAGGTGTTTGAGGATTGA
- the thrb gene encoding thyroid hormone receptor beta isoform X2 — MSGYIPSYLDKDELCVVCGDKATGYHYRCITCEGCKGFFRRTIQKNLNPTYACKYEAKCVIDKVTRNQCQECRFKKCIAVGMATDLVLDDSKRLAKRKLIEENRERRRREELQKSVWEKPEPTQEEWELIRVVTEAHMATNAQGNHWKQKRKFLSAVGVKESKPEDIGQAPVVNAPEGSKVDIEAFSQFTKIITPAITRVVDFAKKLPMFCELPCEDQIILLKGCCMEIMSLRAAVRYDPESETLTLNGEMAVTRGQLKNGGLGVVSDAIFDLGVSLSSFGLDDSEVALLQAVILLSSDRPGLTSVERIERCQEEFLLAFEHYINYRKHKVAHFWPKLLMKVTDLRMIGACHASRFLHMKVECPTELFPPLFLEVFED, encoded by the exons GGTACATACCAAGTTACCTGGACAAGGACGAGCTGTGCGTGGTTTGTGGGGACAAAGCGACGGGCTATCACTACCGCTGCATCACCTGCGAGGGCTGCAAG GGATTTTTCCGGAGAACAATCCAGAAAAACCTCAACCCTACATACGCCTGTAAGTACGAGGCAAAGTGTGTCATCGACAAGGTCACAAGGAACCAGTGCCAAGAATGCCGCTTCAAGAAATGCATTGCAGTTGGCATGGCAACAGACT TGGTGCTGGACGACAGCAAGCGTCTGGCCAAGAGGAAGCTTATCGAGGAAAATCGGGAGAGGCGACGACGGGAAGAGCTGCAAAAGTCTGTGTGGGAAAAGCCTGAGCCCACGCAGGAGGAGTGGGAGCTGATCCGTGTGGTCACTGAGGCCCACATGGCCACCAATGCCCAAGGCAATCACTGGAAGCAGAAGCGCAAATTTCTG AGTGCAGTGGGGGTGAAGGAGTCCAAG CCCGAGGACATTGGTCAAGCACCTGTCGTCAACGCACCCGAGGGGAGCAAGGTGGATATAGAAGCCTTCAGTCAGTTTACAAAAATTATCACCCCTGCCATCACCAGAGTGGTGGACTTTGCCAAAAAGCTACCCATGTTCTGCGAG CTGCCTTGTGAAGACCAGATCATCCTGCTGAAGGGCTGCTGCATGGAGATCATGTCGCTGCGGGCAGCTGTGCGCTATGACCCCGAGAGCGAGACACTCACCCTCAACGGCGAGATGGCCGTCACCCGCGGCCAGCTGAAGAACGGCGGCCTGGGAGTCGTGTCCGATGCCATCTTTGACCTAGGTGTGTCCCTGTCCTCTTTTGGCTTGGACGACTCGGAAGTGGCTCTGCTCCAGGCCGTCATCCTCCTGTCCTCAG ATCGCCCGGGGCTCACCAGTGTGGAGCGGATCGAGCGCTGCCAAGAGGAGTTCCTCCTCGCCTTCGAACACTACATCAACTATCGGAAACACAAGGTGGCGCACTTCTGGCCCAAGCTGCTGATGAAGGTGACGGACCTGCGCATGATCGGGGCCTGCCATGCCAGCCGCTTCCTGCACATGAAGGTGGAGTGTCCCACTGAACTGTTCCCCCCTCTCTTCCTTGAGGTGTTTGAGGATTGA
- the nr1d2b gene encoding nuclear receptor subfamily 1 group D member 2b isoform X2 produces the protein MESTKGGVIAYISSSSSASSPESCHSDSSNSSYHSTSPPHTSSSSWRQVSLPDSSPGHAHQRAHGAPKMGRSASVAKCGITKINGLVLLCKVCGDVASGFHYGVHACEGCKGFFRRSIQQNIQYKKCLKNETCPIMRINRNRCQQCRFKKCLLVGMSRDAVRFGRIPKREKQRMLLEMQSAMNNMMNNNQMHGQLQGTQTASVSAQSLPGPETTPEHFSPSPSSSSPASSPRPSPQESSSEPEPQVAMDTSLSSASSSASDSGEEEVISSVTRAHQETFMYNQEQSSLSPQSPASSDVGKPMSASGTGNAEEQPGAQDLNHTSITGSHLAPGANPLGSNRGFALFNYCPVGHSSSAPTGQCPAYGHGLPTKTENHNKALTDGFTGGSRMHLVCPMSMSPYVDPRKSGHNIWLEFSMSFTPAVREVVEFAKRIPGFRDLSQHDQVSLLKAGTFEVLVVRFASLFDAKERTVTFLSGRKYSVEELRSMGAGDLLNSMFDFSHKLNALNLNEEEMSLFTAVVLVSADRSGIENVNSVEALQETLIRALRSLILKNHPNEAATFTKLLLKLPDLRSLNNMHSEQLLAFKVHP, from the exons GAGGTGTAATAGCGTATATTAGCTCCTCAAGCTCCGCCTCGAGCCCAGAGTCCTGTCACAGTGACAGCTCCAACAGCAGCTACCACTCCACGTCACCACCTCACACTTCCTCCTCAAGCTGGAGGCAAGTCTCTCTGCCGGACTCCAGCCCTGGCCatgcccaccagagagcacatGGTGCCCCCAAAATGGGGCGTTCTGCCTCTGTTGCCAAGTGCGGCATTACAA AAATCAATGGCCTAGTGCTGCTCTGTAAGGTGTGTGGTGATGTGGCATCAGGATTCCACTACGGGGTTCACGCCTGCGAGGGCTGCAAG GGTTTCTTCAGGAGAAGCATCCAGCAGAACATCCAGTACAAGAAGTGCCTTAAAAATGAGACCTGCCCCATCATGCGGATCAACAGGAACCGCTGCCAGCAGTGCCGCTTTAAGAAGTGTCTGCTGGTTGGCATGTCCAGAGATG cGGTTCGTTTTGGCCGCATTCCAAAACGAGAAAAACAGAGGATGCTACTGGAGATGCAGAGTGCAATGAACAACATGATGAACAACAACCAGATGCATGGGCAGCTCCAGGGCACCCAGACAGCATCAGTCAGCGCCCAGAGCTTGCCAGGTCCAGAGACCACCCCTGAGCACTTCAGCCCCTCGCCTTCCTCCAGCTCGCCCGCCTCTTCGCCTAGGCCCAGCCCGCAGGAGTCTAGCTCAGAACCTGAGCCTCAGGTTGCCATGGACACCTCACTCAGCTCAGCCTCCTCCAGCGCATCCGacagtggggaggaggaggtCATCAGCTCAGTGACTAGGGCACACCAGGAGACCTTCATGTACAACCAGGAGCAGTCCAGCCTGTCACCACAGTCCCCCGCTTCCTCGGACGTTGGCAAACCCATGAGTGCCAGTGGAACCGgcaatgcggaggagcagcctGGTGCCCAGGACCTCAACCACACCAGCATTACTGGCAGCCACCTTGCCCCTGGTGCCAACCCACTGGGCTCCAATAGGGGCTTTGCCTTGTTTAATTACTGTCCAGTAGGGCATTCTAGCAGTGCCCCCACAGGCCAGTGCCCTGCCTATGGCCATGGCTTACCCACCAAAACAGAGAATCACAATAAAGCTCTGACTGATGGTTTCACTgggggcagcaggatgcacCTG GTGTGCCCCATGAGCATGTCGCCTTACGTGGACCCGCGTAAATCCGGCCACAACATCTGGCTGGAGTTCTCCATGAGTTTTACTCCAGCTGTGCGGGAGGTGGTGGAGTTTGCTAAGCGCATTCCGGGTTTCCGGGACCTCTCTCAGCATGACCAAGTTAGCCTGCTGAAAGCGGGCACATTTGAG GTGTTGGTGGTGCGCTTTGCATCACTGTTTGACGCGAAGGAGCGCACTGTGACCTTCCTCAGTGGTCGGAAATATAGTGTAGAGGAGCTGCGTTCCATGGGTGCTGGAGACCTGCTCAACTCCATGTTTGATTTCAGCCACAAGCTGAATGCCCTGAACTTGAATGAGGAAGAGATGAGTCTGTTTACAGCTGTTGTCCTAGTCTCCGCCG ACCGCTCCGGGATTGAGAATGTGAACTCGGTGGAGGCTCTGCAAGAGACCCTGATTCGCGCACTGCGAAGCCTCATCCTGAAGAACCACCCAAATGAGGCAGCCACCTTCACCAAGCTACTTCTCAAGCTCCCCGACCTGCGTTCCCTCAACAACATGCACTCTGAGCAGCTTCTGGCCTTCAAAGTCCACCCCTGA
- the nr1d2b gene encoding nuclear receptor subfamily 1 group D member 2b isoform X1 — protein sequence MSLSLFTGGVIAYISSSSSASSPESCHSDSSNSSYHSTSPPHTSSSSWRQVSLPDSSPGHAHQRAHGAPKMGRSASVAKCGITKINGLVLLCKVCGDVASGFHYGVHACEGCKGFFRRSIQQNIQYKKCLKNETCPIMRINRNRCQQCRFKKCLLVGMSRDAVRFGRIPKREKQRMLLEMQSAMNNMMNNNQMHGQLQGTQTASVSAQSLPGPETTPEHFSPSPSSSSPASSPRPSPQESSSEPEPQVAMDTSLSSASSSASDSGEEEVISSVTRAHQETFMYNQEQSSLSPQSPASSDVGKPMSASGTGNAEEQPGAQDLNHTSITGSHLAPGANPLGSNRGFALFNYCPVGHSSSAPTGQCPAYGHGLPTKTENHNKALTDGFTGGSRMHLVCPMSMSPYVDPRKSGHNIWLEFSMSFTPAVREVVEFAKRIPGFRDLSQHDQVSLLKAGTFEVLVVRFASLFDAKERTVTFLSGRKYSVEELRSMGAGDLLNSMFDFSHKLNALNLNEEEMSLFTAVVLVSADRSGIENVNSVEALQETLIRALRSLILKNHPNEAATFTKLLLKLPDLRSLNNMHSEQLLAFKVHP from the exons ATGTCTTTGTCTCTATTCACAGGAGGTGTAATAGCGTATATTAGCTCCTCAAGCTCCGCCTCGAGCCCAGAGTCCTGTCACAGTGACAGCTCCAACAGCAGCTACCACTCCACGTCACCACCTCACACTTCCTCCTCAAGCTGGAGGCAAGTCTCTCTGCCGGACTCCAGCCCTGGCCatgcccaccagagagcacatGGTGCCCCCAAAATGGGGCGTTCTGCCTCTGTTGCCAAGTGCGGCATTACAA AAATCAATGGCCTAGTGCTGCTCTGTAAGGTGTGTGGTGATGTGGCATCAGGATTCCACTACGGGGTTCACGCCTGCGAGGGCTGCAAG GGTTTCTTCAGGAGAAGCATCCAGCAGAACATCCAGTACAAGAAGTGCCTTAAAAATGAGACCTGCCCCATCATGCGGATCAACAGGAACCGCTGCCAGCAGTGCCGCTTTAAGAAGTGTCTGCTGGTTGGCATGTCCAGAGATG cGGTTCGTTTTGGCCGCATTCCAAAACGAGAAAAACAGAGGATGCTACTGGAGATGCAGAGTGCAATGAACAACATGATGAACAACAACCAGATGCATGGGCAGCTCCAGGGCACCCAGACAGCATCAGTCAGCGCCCAGAGCTTGCCAGGTCCAGAGACCACCCCTGAGCACTTCAGCCCCTCGCCTTCCTCCAGCTCGCCCGCCTCTTCGCCTAGGCCCAGCCCGCAGGAGTCTAGCTCAGAACCTGAGCCTCAGGTTGCCATGGACACCTCACTCAGCTCAGCCTCCTCCAGCGCATCCGacagtggggaggaggaggtCATCAGCTCAGTGACTAGGGCACACCAGGAGACCTTCATGTACAACCAGGAGCAGTCCAGCCTGTCACCACAGTCCCCCGCTTCCTCGGACGTTGGCAAACCCATGAGTGCCAGTGGAACCGgcaatgcggaggagcagcctGGTGCCCAGGACCTCAACCACACCAGCATTACTGGCAGCCACCTTGCCCCTGGTGCCAACCCACTGGGCTCCAATAGGGGCTTTGCCTTGTTTAATTACTGTCCAGTAGGGCATTCTAGCAGTGCCCCCACAGGCCAGTGCCCTGCCTATGGCCATGGCTTACCCACCAAAACAGAGAATCACAATAAAGCTCTGACTGATGGTTTCACTgggggcagcaggatgcacCTG GTGTGCCCCATGAGCATGTCGCCTTACGTGGACCCGCGTAAATCCGGCCACAACATCTGGCTGGAGTTCTCCATGAGTTTTACTCCAGCTGTGCGGGAGGTGGTGGAGTTTGCTAAGCGCATTCCGGGTTTCCGGGACCTCTCTCAGCATGACCAAGTTAGCCTGCTGAAAGCGGGCACATTTGAG GTGTTGGTGGTGCGCTTTGCATCACTGTTTGACGCGAAGGAGCGCACTGTGACCTTCCTCAGTGGTCGGAAATATAGTGTAGAGGAGCTGCGTTCCATGGGTGCTGGAGACCTGCTCAACTCCATGTTTGATTTCAGCCACAAGCTGAATGCCCTGAACTTGAATGAGGAAGAGATGAGTCTGTTTACAGCTGTTGTCCTAGTCTCCGCCG ACCGCTCCGGGATTGAGAATGTGAACTCGGTGGAGGCTCTGCAAGAGACCCTGATTCGCGCACTGCGAAGCCTCATCCTGAAGAACCACCCAAATGAGGCAGCCACCTTCACCAAGCTACTTCTCAAGCTCCCCGACCTGCGTTCCCTCAACAACATGCACTCTGAGCAGCTTCTGGCCTTCAAAGTCCACCCCTGA